A window from Citrus sinensis cultivar Valencia sweet orange chromosome 5, DVS_A1.0, whole genome shotgun sequence encodes these proteins:
- the LOC127902646 gene encoding uncharacterized protein LOC127902646 codes for MQELSQNCIVVYMRYLCAETKARLINEKFGFIHPTTLSFLDESTFKQKAKTLVDRFQELSAKQFIFLPYNPSCHWILLVIDLPSMVVHYLNSVRNEISVDIKKIVTV; via the exons ATGCAAGAGCTTTCACAAAACTGCATTGTTGTATACATGAG ATATCTTTGTGCTGAAACGAAGGCCAGACTAATTAATGAAAAGTTTGGGTTCATTCATCCTAccactctttcttttttggatgAGAGTACTTTCAAACAGAAAGCAAAAACCCTTGTTGATCGCTTCCAAGAATTGAGTGCAAAACAATTTATCTTCTTACCATATAATCCTAG TTGTCATTGGATCTTGCTTGTGATAGACTTGCCCTCAATGGTTGTTCATTATTTGAATTCAGTGAGAAATGAAATCAGtgttgatataaaaaaaattgtaactgTGTAA
- the LOC127902223 gene encoding secreted RxLR effector protein 161-like, producing MIGSLLYLTASRPDIFFSVGVCARYQANPKESHLAAVKQITHFASGTINDGIWYTNDTNSSLAGYSDADWAGNTNDRKSTTRGCFYLGNNLVSWHSKKQNSISLSMAEAEYIAAGSCCTQLLWMKQMLEDYGMAQGILIVFCDNTSAINISKNLVQH from the coding sequence ATGATTGGTAGCTTACTTTATTTGACTGCAAGTAGACCAGATATATTCTTCAGTGTTGGTGTATGTGCTAGGTACCAAGCAAATCCAAAGGAATCACACTTAGCTGCTGTCAAACAAATCACTCATTTTGCTAGTGGAACAATTAATGATGGAATTTGGTACACTAATGACACTAATTCAAGTCTTGCAGGATATAGTGATGCAGATTGGGCTGGCAATACTAATGATAGAAAAAGCACCACTAGAGGATGTTTTTATCTTGGAAATAACTTAGTATCGTGGCATAGCAAGAAacagaattcaatttctcTTTCCATGGCTGAAGCTGAATATATTGCAGCTGGAAGTTGTTGCACCCAATTGCTCTGGATGAAACAAATGCTTGAAGATTATGGTATGGCTCAGGGTATTTTGATTGTGTTTTGTGATAACACAAGTGCTAtcaatatttctaaaaatctTGTTCAACACTAG